From Bacteroidota bacterium, one genomic window encodes:
- the crcB gene encoding fluoride efflux transporter CrcB, translating to MLNYFVLATGGAIGTILRYYISTTLYQSLKNPAFPWGTVAINLAGSLIIGLLAGWNDATPFQPNLRLFLFVGLLGGFTTFSAYSLETINLFRNSMPVYAMLNILVSNVGGIIFAYSGFALMKTFHSFAN from the coding sequence ATGCTCAATTATTTTGTATTGGCAACAGGTGGCGCTATTGGAACAATCCTCCGATATTACATAAGTACCACTTTGTATCAAAGCCTGAAAAATCCGGCATTTCCATGGGGAACTGTTGCAATAAATCTTGCTGGTTCTCTGATCATCGGATTGTTGGCAGGTTGGAATGATGCAACACCCTTTCAACCGAATCTGAGACTATTTTTGTTCGTAGGATTACTTGGCGGGTTCACCACTTTTTCCGCCTACTCACTTGAAACAATCAATTTGTTTCGAAATTCAATGCCGGTTTATGCTATGTTAAATATTCTTGTTAGTAATGTCGGCGGAATCATTTTCGCTTACTCAGGTTTTGCCCTGATGAAAACATTCCATTCCTTTGCTAATTGA
- the apaG gene encoding Co2+/Mg2+ efflux protein ApaG — translation MITQVTSGVKVSVETFYRPDQSNPVMGQHVFAYRITITNNSDYSVQLKRRHWFIIDSSATNREVEGEGVIGESPIIGTGESYQYVSGCNLDSEVGKMYGTYLMERLIDKKQFYVRIPEFQLIVPYKLN, via the coding sequence ATGATCACACAAGTAACCTCCGGAGTCAAAGTAAGCGTAGAGACCTTCTATCGTCCCGATCAAAGCAACCCTGTGATGGGCCAACATGTTTTTGCTTATCGAATCACCATTACCAACAACAGTGATTATTCGGTACAATTAAAAAGACGACATTGGTTTATCATTGATTCATCCGCTACCAATCGTGAAGTAGAAGGAGAAGGAGTTATCGGTGAATCTCCGATCATTGGAACAGGGGAAAGCTACCAGTATGTGTCGGGCTGTAACCTGGATTCGGAAGTAGGTAAAATGTATGGTACCTACCTCATGGAACGATTGATTGATAAAAAGCAATTCTATGTTAGGATTCCTGAATTTCAACTGATCGTTCCCTACAAACTGAACTAA
- a CDS encoding carbonic anhydrase encodes MERILKIGSSEDILPQFRNSPISLLLEYHNLDKPYDNYSSAQLLIGMCMDNRKHLHIPENFAYIIRSGGANLRYSEFRVSYAIAVGGVKAIALIGHNNCGMVNLMARRKMFIDGLVENAGWPKEEAEDHFYHFEPMHEIGNEVDFVASEAKRMRLRYPKILVAPMIYNVDDNKLYLVRED; translated from the coding sequence ATGGAAAGAATACTAAAAATCGGTTCTTCGGAAGACATCCTCCCGCAATTCAGGAACTCACCTATCAGTTTGTTGCTTGAATACCACAACCTCGACAAACCTTATGACAATTACAGTTCAGCCCAGCTGCTGATAGGAATGTGTATGGATAATCGTAAACACCTGCACATCCCGGAAAACTTCGCTTACATTATCCGATCCGGAGGAGCAAATCTCCGCTATAGTGAGTTTCGGGTTTCTTATGCCATCGCTGTCGGTGGTGTAAAAGCTATTGCCCTGATTGGTCACAACAATTGCGGAATGGTAAACCTGATGGCGAGAAGAAAAATGTTTATTGACGGCCTTGTGGAAAATGCCGGGTGGCCAAAAGAAGAAGCAGAAGATCACTTCTATCATTTTGAACCCATGCATGAAATAGGGAATGAAGTTGATTTCGTTGCAAGCGAAGCCAAGCGCATGCGTCTTCGTTATCCAAAAATTCTGGTTGCGCCCATGATCTACAACGTGGATGACAACAAACTTTATCTTGTAAGGGAAGATTAG
- a CDS encoding DUF3078 domain-containing protein has product MKRIITLLLPLFTTFSAFAQPANVDKIAGISGDTLTGAKADTSWKTGGFLGINFSQVSLNNWAQGGENSIAIGANATVFANYAKGKTQWDNSLTLAYAMLQTGSAPLRKSDDQIDLTSKFGYRIGDSKWFYSALFNFKSQFADGYSYPNDSVVVSHFMAPGYLTIALGVNYKPVEYFEMFFSPATGKITVVNDQDLADLGAYGVDPATFDANGTVITSGKKTRNEFGAYINFKFKKDIFTNVTLASKLELFNNYTDKDKDNAKNIDVNWETGLLMKVNKFMTASVLTQLIYDANTIARTQFKEVIGVGVGFKF; this is encoded by the coding sequence ATGAAAAGAATTATTACTCTGCTTCTCCCCCTTTTTACTACGTTCTCCGCCTTTGCGCAACCTGCAAATGTCGATAAGATTGCCGGAATTTCCGGTGATACATTGACCGGTGCGAAAGCGGATACTTCCTGGAAGACCGGAGGCTTTTTGGGAATCAATTTTAGCCAGGTCAGTCTGAATAACTGGGCACAGGGAGGGGAAAATTCTATTGCAATTGGTGCTAACGCTACTGTGTTTGCCAATTATGCAAAAGGTAAAACCCAATGGGACAATAGCCTTACTCTTGCTTATGCCATGTTACAAACCGGAAGCGCTCCACTTAGAAAAAGTGATGACCAGATTGATCTTACTTCAAAATTTGGTTACCGGATTGGCGATAGCAAATGGTTTTACAGCGCACTGTTCAATTTCAAAAGTCAGTTTGCAGATGGATACAGCTATCCGAATGATTCTGTTGTTGTTTCTCACTTTATGGCACCTGGCTATCTGACAATTGCACTCGGTGTGAATTACAAACCTGTCGAATATTTTGAAATGTTCTTCTCTCCGGCAACTGGAAAAATCACTGTGGTGAATGATCAGGACCTTGCTGATCTTGGCGCTTATGGTGTTGACCCAGCCACCTTTGACGCGAATGGCACAGTGATAACATCCGGAAAAAAAACCAGAAATGAATTCGGGGCCTATATCAATTTCAAATTCAAAAAAGACATTTTCACCAATGTTACGCTCGCATCTAAACTTGAATTGTTCAACAATTACACCGACAAGGACAAAGACAATGCAAAAAATATTGATGTGAATTGGGAAACCGGTCTGTTAATGAAAGTCAACAAATTCATGACAGCATCTGTACTTACACAATTGATTTACGATGCAAATACTATTGCAAGAACTCAATTTAAAGAAGTAATCGGTGTTGGCGTAGGATTTAAGTTCTAA
- a CDS encoding ATP-binding cassette domain-containing protein, with product MLSLNNISFEFGGRYLYRDATWQINPGEKIGLVGLNGTGKSTLLRIINGEYQLEKGEVSKLRNMTLGFLNQDLLSYSSSDTILEVAMQAFGEPLRLEKEIHALLERMEHDHSEAILHELHDKQVAYEAADGYNIQHKAEALLEGLGFSTDDLNRSLNQFSGGWRMRVMLAKMMLQQPDLLLLDEPTNHLDLPSIQWVEKYLQDYRGAVVVVSHDRYFLDKVVTKTAEIANQKITLYNGNYSFYLEEKQGREELQRSQFKNQQQYIKEQEKLIDRFRAKASKAKMAQSRMKMLDKMDKIEDVESGTPDINIRFVIDRQPGKVISHLQIKKKAYGDLKILENTEIKINRGDKIALIGANGRGKSTLLRMINGSEPYEGKSENVHQVVTAFYAQHQLEALNLNNDLITELAEFAPDKKDVELRTVLGAFLFTGDDVFKKIKVLSGGEKSRVALAKTMLSKANFLILDEPTNHLDMQSVAILINVLQEYEGSFIIVSHDRYFLSQVANKIWWIEDLQVKEYPGDYEEYEYSRSQQKAADQAVQKAAVAKAKAKKAEAVDQKQKDPSEEEKKKKKKLSNRVQQLEDELSKLKKEREALEKHLSKPEVYGDPKTFQENLQKFNELEEKMKLVNSEWEKSFEELSAME from the coding sequence GTGTTATCATTAAACAATATAAGTTTCGAATTTGGTGGCCGGTATTTGTACCGCGACGCTACCTGGCAGATTAATCCGGGTGAGAAAATAGGCCTGGTTGGCCTCAATGGAACCGGTAAATCCACCCTCCTGAGGATTATTAACGGTGAGTATCAACTTGAAAAAGGGGAAGTTTCCAAATTGAGGAATATGACTCTTGGTTTCCTCAACCAGGATTTGCTCAGTTATTCCAGTAGTGATACAATTCTGGAAGTGGCTATGCAGGCTTTTGGAGAACCTTTACGTCTTGAAAAGGAAATCCATGCTTTGCTTGAGAGAATGGAACATGATCATTCCGAGGCTATTCTACATGAACTTCATGACAAGCAGGTTGCCTACGAAGCGGCTGACGGATATAATATTCAACACAAAGCGGAAGCCTTGCTGGAAGGTCTGGGTTTTTCTACCGATGATCTCAATCGTTCGCTAAATCAGTTTTCCGGTGGCTGGCGTATGCGGGTGATGTTGGCTAAAATGATGTTGCAACAACCTGATTTACTTCTGTTGGATGAACCTACCAACCACCTTGATTTGCCTTCCATTCAGTGGGTTGAAAAATATCTTCAGGATTACCGTGGAGCAGTTGTGGTGGTGTCTCACGACAGATATTTTCTTGATAAGGTGGTTACAAAAACTGCTGAAATCGCGAATCAAAAAATCACCTTGTACAACGGAAATTATTCCTTTTATCTTGAAGAAAAACAAGGCAGAGAAGAGTTGCAGCGATCCCAATTCAAAAACCAGCAACAGTATATAAAAGAGCAGGAAAAGTTGATCGACCGTTTTCGTGCTAAAGCTTCCAAAGCTAAAATGGCTCAATCGAGAATGAAAATGCTCGATAAGATGGATAAGATAGAAGATGTAGAAAGCGGAACTCCCGATATTAATATCCGTTTTGTAATCGACCGGCAACCGGGAAAGGTCATTTCTCATTTGCAAATAAAAAAGAAAGCGTACGGTGACCTTAAGATTCTTGAAAACACAGAGATCAAAATCAACCGTGGAGATAAAATCGCGCTCATTGGCGCCAATGGTCGGGGTAAATCCACCCTGCTGAGAATGATCAATGGGAGTGAGCCCTATGAAGGAAAATCAGAAAATGTTCATCAGGTTGTTACTGCTTTTTACGCCCAGCACCAACTGGAAGCATTGAATCTGAACAACGATCTCATTACTGAACTGGCGGAATTCGCTCCCGATAAAAAGGATGTTGAACTTCGAACCGTATTGGGTGCATTTCTTTTTACAGGAGATGATGTATTCAAAAAAATTAAAGTGCTTTCCGGAGGAGAAAAATCAAGGGTTGCTTTAGCAAAAACGATGTTGAGCAAAGCGAATTTCCTGATTCTTGACGAACCTACGAATCACCTCGATATGCAATCTGTCGCCATTCTGATCAATGTGCTGCAGGAGTATGAAGGAAGTTTTATCATCGTTTCTCACGATCGTTATTTTCTTTCCCAGGTAGCGAATAAAATATGGTGGATTGAGGACCTGCAAGTCAAGGAATATCCCGGTGACTACGAAGAATATGAATATTCCAGAAGTCAGCAGAAAGCGGCTGATCAGGCAGTTCAGAAAGCCGCGGTAGCAAAGGCAAAAGCGAAAAAGGCGGAAGCAGTTGATCAAAAACAAAAGGATCCTTCGGAAGAAGAAAAAAAGAAAAAGAAAAAACTGAGCAACAGGGTTCAGCAACTCGAAGATGAGTTGAGTAAATTGAAGAAGGAAAGAGAGGCTTTGGAGAAACATTTATCAAAACCGGAAGTATACGGTGATCCAAAGACATTCCAGGAGAATCTCCAAAAATTCAATGAATTGGAAGAGAAGATGAAGCTCGTCAATTCAGAATGGGAGAAATCTTTCGAAGAATTGTCTGCGATGGAATAA
- the mscL gene encoding large-conductance mechanosensitive channel protein MscL, whose amino-acid sequence MGLTSEFKDFINKGNVVDLAVGVVIGGAFGKIVNSVVNDIIMPPIGMLISGVNFTDIKIKIKDAALDAAGKQIPAVTLNIGSFLQILLEFMIVAFAIFMVVKAVNRMRAKEEAAPSAPPAPTKEELLLREIRDLLKK is encoded by the coding sequence ATGGGACTCACTTCAGAATTTAAAGATTTCATCAACAAGGGAAATGTTGTTGACCTGGCAGTAGGTGTTGTAATTGGAGGGGCATTTGGAAAAATCGTAAACTCTGTTGTGAACGATATCATTATGCCACCGATTGGAATGCTCATCAGTGGTGTAAATTTCACGGATATTAAAATCAAAATAAAAGATGCTGCATTGGATGCCGCCGGAAAACAAATTCCCGCAGTAACATTAAACATCGGCAGCTTTCTTCAGATTTTATTAGAGTTCATGATTGTTGCATTTGCCATCTTCATGGTAGTCAAAGCAGTGAACAGGATGAGGGCCAAAGAGGAAGCAGCGCCTTCAGCACCACCGGCTCCGACTAAAGAAGAATTATTACTTAGAGAAATCAGGGATCTTCTCAAAAAATAA
- a CDS encoding DUF1800 domain-containing protein, which produces MDRRQFLSLEMPPAKLKQDFSHVERTQSGLNPYSGPWTNAETRHLLKRTMFGATRADVNYFLNQGMQNSVSELLELINHPVYTAPAPPVNNYSNLITDPNCSAGQPWPGTADTSNTSVYTYSSRKRSMKSWWVSQMLNQPRSIREKMVLFWSNHFVIEFDSVTVSTYVYKYNELLREYALGNFKEFVKQITINSAMLKYLNGEKNTATAPNENYGRELQELFTIGKDANGNPFYTEDDVKAAARVLTGWRNDLVSGTTSANGFNSYFDPSRHDIIDKQFSSFYNNTVITGQSGAGAISELDDLLDMIFSKDELSLFICRKLYRYFIYYEIDASTEQNVIVPLAAIFRSNNFEIVPVLQALFSSEHFFDVLNQGCLIKNPLDFSVGFCREFGVVFPDASNLSGQYGCWDKVRTSSSAMQQDLGDPPNVAGWASYYQEPSYHEMWINSDSLPKRNQFSDRMASNGYTSYGGSISMDVVGYTETLTNPSDPLTLIEEVLALHYCIDVSQNVRNYLLSILLSGQATNAYWTNAWDDYIGDPTNTGYYNIVKSRLQQFYTYLMDLSEYQLS; this is translated from the coding sequence ATGGATCGTCGCCAGTTTTTATCCCTGGAAATGCCACCTGCAAAACTTAAGCAGGATTTCAGCCATGTTGAAAGAACCCAATCAGGACTCAATCCCTATTCAGGACCCTGGACGAATGCAGAAACAAGGCATTTGTTAAAGAGAACTATGTTTGGTGCAACCCGTGCGGACGTCAATTATTTTCTCAATCAGGGAATGCAAAATTCCGTTTCGGAATTACTTGAATTGATCAATCATCCTGTATACACTGCTCCGGCACCACCTGTAAACAATTATAGCAACCTCATCACAGATCCGAATTGCAGCGCGGGTCAGCCCTGGCCGGGTACAGCCGACACAAGCAATACAAGTGTATATACGTACAGCTCGAGAAAAAGGAGTATGAAATCCTGGTGGGTTTCTCAAATGCTCAATCAACCAAGAAGTATCCGCGAGAAAATGGTGCTTTTCTGGAGTAATCATTTTGTGATTGAATTCGATTCCGTTACTGTATCCACTTATGTCTATAAATACAATGAATTACTCAGAGAATACGCTTTGGGGAATTTCAAAGAATTTGTAAAGCAGATTACGATTAACAGCGCGATGCTGAAATATCTGAATGGTGAAAAAAATACAGCGACAGCTCCTAATGAAAATTATGGGAGAGAATTGCAGGAACTTTTTACCATTGGTAAAGATGCCAACGGAAACCCTTTTTACACCGAGGATGATGTCAAAGCCGCGGCCAGAGTACTGACCGGATGGAGAAATGATTTGGTTAGCGGTACAACATCTGCAAATGGTTTCAATTCCTATTTTGATCCCAGCCGCCACGATATTATTGACAAACAATTCTCGTCTTTTTATAATAATACTGTTATCACCGGACAATCCGGTGCCGGTGCGATATCTGAATTGGATGACTTGTTAGATATGATTTTCTCAAAAGATGAATTATCATTATTCATTTGCAGAAAACTCTATCGATATTTTATCTATTATGAAATTGATGCAAGTACTGAACAAAATGTGATTGTTCCACTGGCAGCAATATTCCGGTCGAACAACTTTGAAATTGTTCCTGTACTGCAGGCTTTGTTCAGTAGTGAACATTTTTTTGATGTATTGAATCAGGGTTGTCTCATAAAAAATCCACTGGATTTTTCCGTTGGATTTTGCAGGGAGTTTGGAGTAGTTTTCCCGGATGCTTCCAATCTTTCCGGGCAATATGGTTGTTGGGATAAAGTCAGAACTTCAAGTTCAGCGATGCAACAGGATCTCGGTGATCCTCCGAATGTCGCAGGTTGGGCTTCCTATTATCAGGAACCCTCTTATCATGAGATGTGGATAAATTCTGACAGCCTTCCAAAACGAAATCAATTTTCTGATCGTATGGCATCCAATGGATACACAAGCTATGGTGGCAGTATATCAATGGATGTTGTGGGCTATACAGAAACTCTGACAAATCCTTCGGATCCTCTGACGCTCATTGAGGAAGTTCTTGCATTGCACTATTGCATAGATGTTTCTCAGAATGTCAGGAATTACTTGTTGTCAATACTGCTGTCAGGACAAGCCACAAATGCTTATTGGACGAATGCCTGGGATGATTATATTGGTGATCCTACAAATACTGGTTATTACAATATTGTTAAATCAAGACTGCAACAATTTTATACCTATCTGATGGATCTTTCAGAATATCAACTAAGCTAA
- a CDS encoding T9SS type A sorting domain-containing protein produces MKGTFLFLVCIFMMKWMDAQVPASFQSRGPGGGGALFSPSIDPHQSDNCYISCDMGELFHSTDFGMNYSETDFRQVQGGHNSKVAFTSNPQIRYCISYANNAVVPMKTTDGGSTWNILPGNPDPSEEAFGIWTDHQSTGRIVLSYYGSIWYSQDGGNSFTNVYSTLNMSAGVLVGGVFFDGSDIFIGTNEGLLVSHNSGSSFTRDSSPGIPAGQSIYSFGGAKSGSTIRFFALTGDSLNIYVGLAGSDYWSFIRGVYRMDYSASGSSWISSMSGIVPSQDWLMFVGTALNNVDTAYLAGSTYLSEPNVMRTTNGGQTWQHVFLTSSNQNIATGWCGSGGDRGWGYAECPFGFTVAPNDAKRILMTDYGFVHKSSDAGNNWIQAYVSSADQHAAGANTPANQSYHSCGIENTSCWDIRWTSANHLFAGYSDIRGVKSVDGGNSWSFNYTGHSQNSMYKIVKNIAGPTLYAATSTVHDIYQSTHLQDATLDASNAGGKVIYSNDEGATWQTLHDFAHPVFTVTIDPNNVNRLYAAVVNHSQNAGGIWVSQNINLGAGSTWTQLSAPGRTEGHPHSIFILNDGTLVCTYTGRRNSSGAFTQSSGVFIYNPGLQVWSDKSDVGMFYWTRDLTIDPTDPNQNTWLVSVFSGWGGAPNGKGGLYRTTDRGNTWTKISNLDRVASCTFNPNNPDQVFICTEGDGLWTSTDIHATTPTFQPVLNYPFYFPWKVIFNPYQQDEMWVTSFGNGIKVASLLPTIVKNDRNENSEIKIYPNPASDFITLLNSGSNTIQQMEIFDSSGKKLFSGKGIHEIDISAYPAGNYYLMIRQNDRLSKEKFIIRR; encoded by the coding sequence ATGAAAGGTACATTTCTGTTTCTTGTCTGCATTTTCATGATGAAATGGATGGATGCACAAGTGCCCGCATCTTTTCAGTCCAGAGGACCTGGAGGTGGTGGTGCATTGTTTTCGCCGTCTATAGATCCGCATCAATCCGATAACTGTTATATCTCCTGTGATATGGGTGAACTTTTTCACTCAACAGATTTCGGTATGAATTATTCTGAGACAGATTTCAGACAAGTGCAGGGTGGTCATAATTCCAAAGTAGCATTTACATCCAATCCTCAGATTCGTTATTGTATAAGCTATGCTAACAATGCAGTTGTTCCCATGAAAACTACTGATGGAGGAAGTACCTGGAATATTCTTCCGGGAAATCCTGATCCATCGGAGGAAGCGTTTGGGATATGGACAGATCATCAAAGCACAGGAAGAATTGTGCTGTCTTATTATGGTTCAATCTGGTATTCACAGGATGGTGGAAATTCATTTACAAATGTTTATTCCACGTTGAACATGTCGGCAGGCGTGCTTGTAGGTGGTGTGTTTTTTGACGGGTCAGATATTTTCATCGGGACGAATGAAGGATTGCTTGTTTCTCACAATTCCGGTTCAAGTTTTACCAGAGATTCTTCACCCGGTATACCTGCAGGACAATCGATTTATTCTTTCGGAGGAGCAAAGAGTGGTTCAACGATTCGTTTTTTCGCGCTTACAGGTGACTCTCTCAATATCTATGTAGGACTTGCCGGTAGTGATTACTGGAGTTTTATTCGTGGTGTTTACAGGATGGATTATTCCGCCAGTGGGTCTTCATGGATCAGCAGCATGTCAGGTATTGTTCCTTCACAGGATTGGCTGATGTTTGTTGGTACTGCACTCAACAACGTTGATACAGCCTACCTTGCCGGAAGCACATATCTTTCTGAACCCAATGTGATGCGCACAACGAATGGCGGCCAAACCTGGCAACATGTTTTTCTCACATCTTCCAATCAAAATATTGCCACCGGATGGTGTGGATCGGGTGGAGACAGGGGCTGGGGTTACGCGGAATGTCCATTCGGGTTTACCGTTGCTCCCAATGATGCAAAGCGCATCCTGATGACGGATTACGGATTTGTACACAAATCATCAGATGCGGGGAACAATTGGATACAAGCTTATGTCTCTTCAGCTGATCAACATGCTGCAGGTGCAAATACACCTGCAAACCAATCCTATCACAGCTGTGGTATTGAAAATACTTCCTGTTGGGATATTCGATGGACCAGTGCGAATCATTTGTTTGCCGGGTACTCGGATATTCGTGGTGTCAAAAGTGTTGATGGGGGAAATTCATGGTCCTTCAATTATACCGGACATTCTCAAAATTCGATGTATAAAATCGTGAAGAACATCGCCGGGCCAACCCTGTATGCTGCGACATCAACAGTACATGATATTTACCAAAGCACTCATTTGCAAGATGCGACATTGGATGCAAGCAATGCAGGTGGAAAAGTAATTTATTCTAATGATGAGGGTGCCACCTGGCAAACCCTTCATGATTTTGCTCATCCGGTATTTACGGTCACAATAGATCCCAACAATGTAAACCGTTTGTATGCTGCAGTAGTCAATCATAGTCAGAATGCAGGAGGAATATGGGTGAGTCAGAATATAAATCTGGGTGCAGGATCAACCTGGACTCAACTATCAGCTCCGGGTAGAACTGAAGGACACCCGCATAGTATTTTTATTCTGAATGACGGAACATTGGTGTGTACCTATACCGGTAGAAGAAATTCATCCGGGGCTTTCACACAAAGCTCCGGCGTTTTCATTTACAATCCGGGTTTACAGGTCTGGAGTGATAAATCTGATGTTGGGATGTTTTACTGGACAAGAGATTTAACGATTGATCCGACCGACCCGAATCAAAATACCTGGCTGGTCAGTGTTTTCAGCGGTTGGGGAGGCGCACCTAATGGAAAGGGTGGTTTGTACAGAACTACCGATCGCGGGAATACCTGGACTAAGATCTCCAATCTTGATCGTGTCGCTTCATGTACTTTTAATCCAAACAATCCGGATCAGGTTTTTATTTGTACAGAAGGAGATGGATTGTGGACAAGTACAGATATACACGCTACAACGCCTACCTTTCAACCGGTACTGAATTATCCTTTTTATTTCCCATGGAAAGTAATTTTCAATCCATATCAGCAGGATGAAATGTGGGTCACTAGTTTTGGAAATGGAATAAAAGTTGCCAGTTTACTTCCTACAATAGTGAAAAATGACAGGAATGAGAATTCTGAGATAAAAATTTATCCGAATCCTGCATCTGATTTCATTACCTTATTGAATTCGGGATCGAATACCATTCAGCAAATGGAAATCTTCGATTCAAGCGGAAAGAAATTATTTTCGGGGAAAGGAATTCATGAAATTGATATTTCCGCTTACCCGGCGGGAAATTACTATTTGATGATTCGGCAAAATGATCGTTTGAGTAAAGAGAAATTTATCATCAGAAGATAA
- a CDS encoding DUF1501 domain-containing protein: MKRRKFIQRAIPAAFLPGLLNGFSFKAYAGSPLMQALTASTMTDHVLVLIQLNGGNDGINTLIPLDQYSNLSNARPNILIPDTQVLPLSGYSGTGLHPSMNGMRNLFDNGKLSIIQGVGYPSPNFSHFRATDIWLTGSDANQVLSSGWAGRYLNYEYPNFPVGYPNATMPDPLAIQVGSTVSLALQGPGGSLGMAISDPTSFYNLISGIQDPAPNTPAGHELTYIRSVAQLSQQYSSVIMTAAGNITQQSSSYPTAGTNSLADQLKIVARLIAGGLKTKIYMVNLLGFDTHSSQVDSGNPLTGTHADLLDKLSTAISAFMDDLSFLNVEDRVVGMTFSEFGRRIKSNSSDGTDHGAAAPMFVFGKAAQGGIIGSNPVIPSSISVNDNVAMQYDYRSVYASLLQDWLCVPPADLNSILLNNYQVLPIVQQSACSGIGVHELNQSAGENLISNYPNPFTDSTYISFKTGGGHTLIQIFDGEGHLINTPVDSEYAAGEYKIWFENENYAPGIYYARLQNGSVQQVRNMLIAQ, translated from the coding sequence ATGAAAAGAAGAAAATTTATACAAAGAGCAATTCCCGCTGCATTCCTTCCCGGATTGTTGAACGGGTTTTCTTTCAAAGCCTATGCCGGTTCGCCTTTGATGCAGGCATTGACTGCTTCTACCATGACGGATCATGTATTAGTCCTGATTCAATTGAATGGAGGGAATGATGGAATAAATACTTTAATTCCTCTGGATCAATATTCCAATTTGTCAAATGCGAGACCGAATATCCTTATTCCGGATACTCAGGTTCTGCCTTTGAGTGGGTACAGCGGAACCGGATTGCATCCTTCCATGAATGGAATGCGAAACCTGTTTGATAATGGAAAACTATCGATCATTCAGGGGGTAGGATATCCGTCACCTAATTTTTCTCACTTCCGGGCAACCGATATCTGGTTAACAGGTTCCGATGCAAATCAGGTTTTATCTTCAGGATGGGCAGGGAGGTATTTGAATTATGAGTATCCAAATTTTCCTGTCGGATATCCGAATGCTACTATGCCTGATCCGCTGGCCATTCAGGTAGGTTCTACAGTTTCTCTTGCGCTACAGGGGCCCGGAGGCAGTTTGGGTATGGCTATATCTGATCCAACATCATTTTACAATTTGATTTCCGGCATTCAGGATCCGGCACCCAACACACCTGCTGGTCATGAGCTGACTTACATTCGCAGTGTAGCCCAATTGTCTCAACAATATTCCAGCGTGATAATGACCGCTGCCGGTAATATTACCCAGCAATCCTCTTCCTATCCGACTGCAGGCACCAATTCCCTTGCCGATCAGCTGAAGATTGTTGCCCGACTCATTGCAGGTGGATTGAAAACAAAAATTTACATGGTGAACCTGCTTGGCTTTGATACGCATTCTTCACAGGTTGATTCAGGAAATCCGCTGACAGGTACACATGCTGATTTATTGGATAAATTGTCGACAGCGATTTCAGCCTTCATGGATGATTTGTCATTTTTAAATGTAGAAGACAGGGTAGTGGGCATGACATTCTCAGAATTCGGCAGAAGGATTAAATCCAATTCAAGTGATGGAACAGATCATGGAGCAGCTGCACCGATGTTTGTTTTTGGAAAAGCAGCGCAGGGTGGAATTATTGGATCGAATCCTGTCATTCCTTCTTCCATCAGTGTGAATGATAATGTAGCCATGCAGTACGATTATCGTTCAGTTTATGCGTCTCTCTTGCAGGACTGGTTATGCGTACCTCCGGCTGATCTGAATTCAATACTCCTTAACAATTACCAGGTGTTGCCAATTGTTCAGCAATCAGCTTGTTCAGGAATTGGAGTGCATGAATTGAACCAATCAGCAGGTGAAAATTTAATTTCCAACTATCCGAATCCATTTACAGACAGTACCTATATTTCCTTTAAAACAGGAGGGGGACATACACTCATTCAGATATTTGACGGTGAAGGTCATCTGATTAATACACCGGTGGATAGCGAATATGCGGCAGGTGAATATAAAATCTGGTTTGAGAATGAAAATTATGCTCCGGGAATTTATTACGCAAGGCTGCAGAACGGATCTGTTCAACAGGTCCGAAATATGTTAATAGCGCAGTAG